A portion of the Stigmatella aurantiaca DW4/3-1 genome contains these proteins:
- a CDS encoding GNAT family N-acetyltransferase translates to MATDTPRFGPPEGMEELKAVNDIEAQSFALSPQDAAAVTEKAGIANFRVLRESGEVVAMALPIPMGQWYGGRRVAMAGIGGVGVSPSARGQGTATQLMRQVLQEMRGAGFPLSVLYPSTQTLYRRVGYEQAGSRYEIRAQIEGLDFRERTLALRPVRDADHPVLWDVYRRHAVSRHGYLDRVPFIWNRVISPRNETAYGFLVEGAQGVEGYVYLVRRRKVELKQELVLTDFVALTPAAARRLLSFLGDHKSLALEAVWSGGPADPLLFLLQEQTYQVKLLYHWMLRVLDVPAALEARGYPEGLSGTLHLEVEDELFPENQGRFVLHVSGGEGRVERGGEGQLRLNIRALAPLYSGFLSPEVLRSVGALAAEDATLRRAAAIFSSPPPVLPDMF, encoded by the coding sequence ATGGCGACGGACACACCTCGGTTCGGCCCTCCGGAAGGGATGGAGGAGCTGAAGGCAGTGAACGACATTGAAGCGCAGTCGTTCGCCCTCTCTCCCCAGGACGCGGCCGCGGTGACGGAGAAGGCCGGCATTGCGAACTTCCGGGTGCTGCGGGAGTCAGGGGAGGTGGTGGCCATGGCGCTCCCCATTCCCATGGGGCAGTGGTACGGCGGACGCCGGGTCGCCATGGCGGGCATTGGCGGCGTGGGCGTGTCCCCCAGCGCGCGAGGGCAGGGCACGGCCACGCAGCTCATGCGGCAAGTCCTCCAGGAGATGCGGGGGGCGGGTTTTCCCCTCTCCGTGCTCTATCCGTCCACCCAAACCCTCTACCGGCGCGTGGGCTACGAGCAGGCGGGCTCCCGGTATGAGATTCGCGCGCAGATCGAGGGGCTCGATTTCCGGGAGCGGACCTTGGCGCTGCGGCCGGTCAGGGACGCGGACCACCCGGTGTTGTGGGACGTCTACCGCCGCCATGCCGTCTCGCGCCACGGCTACCTCGATCGCGTTCCCTTTATCTGGAACCGCGTGATCAGCCCTCGCAACGAGACCGCCTACGGCTTTCTCGTGGAGGGGGCTCAAGGCGTGGAGGGCTATGTCTACCTCGTGCGCCGGCGCAAGGTGGAACTCAAGCAGGAACTGGTCCTCACGGACTTCGTTGCCCTGACCCCCGCGGCGGCGCGGCGGTTGCTGAGCTTCCTGGGGGACCACAAGTCGCTGGCCCTCGAGGCGGTCTGGAGCGGCGGTCCGGCGGATCCCCTGCTGTTCCTGCTCCAGGAGCAGACGTATCAGGTGAAGTTGCTCTATCACTGGATGCTGAGGGTGCTGGACGTCCCGGCCGCCCTCGAGGCGCGCGGGTATCCGGAAGGGCTGTCCGGCACCCTGCACCTGGAAGTGGAGGACGAACTCTTCCCCGAGAACCAGGGGCGCTTCGTCCTCCACGTGTCCGGCGGCGAGGGCCGGGTGGAGCGGGGAGGGGAAGGGCAGCTCCGGCTGAACATCCGGGCGCTCGCGCCGCTCTATTCGGGTTTCCTGTCGCCGGAAGTGCTGCGCTCCGTGGGGGCCCTCGCGGCGGAAGATGCCACCCTCCGGCGGGCGGCCGCGATCTTCTCCAGCCCGCCGCCCGTCTTGCCAGACATGTTCTGA
- a CDS encoding WGR domain-containing protein has product MRRFEFVEGASSKFWSPELKDNTFIVTYGRIGTAGQRKEKAFPDAESASREYERKVAEKLREGYREVTEGQAPVASAAPPAAEPRLVLPPRVRPRVPTAQQQEEAAQALSALASQLGGRSWAVARQARRARRALRLLGGTDPSPQSPLRPVLDSLMAGVVEPQGKPRLPLRFALGLLAELDVAAFVRATQQWKGAKAGTAALGAVTQEVEALGEPELALRLGLLLTERPELRGSSEAGWRQRWEGFKPHLEAHVRAAGGSLPAHLSAIDAGGDAHLSRRLAQMRA; this is encoded by the coding sequence ATGCGCAGGTTCGAATTCGTCGAGGGGGCCAGCTCCAAGTTCTGGAGTCCAGAACTGAAGGACAACACCTTCATCGTGACCTACGGGCGGATTGGCACCGCGGGGCAGCGCAAGGAGAAGGCCTTCCCCGACGCGGAGAGCGCGAGCCGCGAGTACGAGCGCAAGGTCGCGGAGAAGCTGCGCGAGGGCTACCGCGAAGTGACCGAGGGGCAGGCGCCCGTGGCGTCCGCGGCCCCTCCGGCCGCCGAGCCTCGCCTCGTGCTTCCCCCGAGGGTTCGCCCGCGCGTGCCGACCGCCCAGCAGCAAGAGGAGGCGGCGCAGGCGCTCTCGGCGCTGGCATCCCAGTTGGGGGGGCGAAGCTGGGCGGTGGCCCGTCAGGCGCGGAGGGCACGCCGGGCGCTCCGGCTGTTGGGGGGAACGGATCCTTCGCCCCAATCCCCGCTGAGGCCCGTGCTCGATTCGCTCATGGCCGGGGTGGTGGAACCTCAGGGCAAGCCGCGGTTGCCGCTCCGGTTCGCCCTGGGGCTGCTGGCCGAGCTGGACGTGGCGGCCTTTGTCCGGGCCACGCAGCAATGGAAGGGGGCGAAGGCGGGGACGGCGGCCCTCGGCGCCGTGACCCAGGAAGTGGAGGCGCTGGGAGAGCCCGAGCTGGCCCTGCGCCTGGGGTTGCTGCTCACCGAGCGCCCCGAACTGCGCGGCAGCTCCGAGGCCGGATGGCGGCAACGCTGGGAGGGGTTCAAGCCCCACCTGGAGGCGCACGTTCGCGCGGCCGGGGGAAGTCTCCCGGCCCACTTGAGCGCCATCGACGCGGGCGGGGATGCGCACCTCTCGCGGCGGCTGGCCCAGATGCGGGCCTGA
- a CDS encoding NAD-dependent epimerase/dehydratase family protein: MRAFVTGGSGFVGQRLIATLREQGHTVKALGRSEAARAEVLRAGAEPCEGDLSSPEALQRGMEGCEVVFHAAAVVKMWCPRAEIFDANVRGTEHVLEAARSVGIQRLVHVSTEAVLMDGTLLSRADETWPLPSHPVGDYASTKSAAERLVLSVNSPGFTTVVVRPRFIWGKGKDPALAAVTEAVRSGRFWWIDGGHYQTSTCHVANCVEGMLLAAEKGKGGQAYFLTDGEPVDFREFMTALLKAQGVEPGGKSLPRWLGMGMATVGEALWTFLRLPGRPPATRAEMLVVGQEVTVSDAKARQELGYTGRMTREKGFQELAQRAPEAGGP, from the coding sequence ATGCGTGCGTTCGTCACGGGGGGATCTGGGTTCGTGGGACAGCGGCTCATCGCCACCCTGCGTGAGCAGGGGCATACGGTGAAGGCGTTGGGCCGCTCCGAAGCGGCGCGGGCAGAGGTGCTCAGGGCGGGGGCGGAGCCTTGCGAAGGCGATCTGTCCAGTCCCGAGGCGCTCCAGCGGGGCATGGAAGGCTGCGAGGTGGTGTTCCACGCGGCGGCGGTGGTGAAGATGTGGTGCCCTCGCGCGGAGATCTTCGACGCCAACGTGCGGGGCACCGAGCATGTGCTGGAAGCGGCGCGGTCCGTTGGCATCCAGCGGCTGGTGCACGTGAGCACCGAGGCGGTGCTCATGGATGGCACCCTGCTGTCGCGGGCAGACGAGACGTGGCCCCTGCCGAGCCACCCCGTGGGAGACTATGCCTCCACCAAGAGCGCGGCGGAGCGGCTCGTGCTCTCGGTCAACTCGCCCGGGTTCACCACCGTGGTCGTCCGGCCGCGCTTCATCTGGGGCAAGGGCAAGGACCCGGCCCTGGCCGCCGTCACCGAGGCGGTGAGGTCGGGCCGGTTCTGGTGGATCGACGGCGGGCACTACCAGACCTCGACTTGCCATGTCGCCAACTGCGTGGAGGGCATGCTGCTCGCGGCGGAGAAGGGCAAGGGGGGGCAGGCCTACTTCCTCACCGATGGGGAACCGGTCGACTTCCGCGAGTTCATGACCGCGCTGCTGAAGGCGCAGGGCGTGGAGCCTGGCGGCAAGAGCCTCCCGCGCTGGCTCGGCATGGGGATGGCCACCGTGGGGGAGGCCCTCTGGACGTTCCTGAGGCTGCCCGGCCGTCCTCCCGCCACCCGCGCCGAGATGCTCGTGGTGGGCCAGGAAGTCACCGTGAGCGACGCGAAGGCGCGTCAGGAGCTGGGCTACACGGGGCGCATGACGCGGGAAAAGGGATTCCAGGAGCTGGCGCAAAGGGCGCCTGAAGCCGGGGGGCCGTAG
- a CDS encoding substrate-binding domain-containing protein, producing MKPRGLIIIGLLAAVGGVLHLSRWSGKPENLESQRNGSLAPAAEPVRERTEISFLYSTEKKAWVEEAAAAFQKTHPSIRVYLVERGSLDAAQAILDGRERPTVWSPADTAVLRMLESDWATDPERGPLFARQGDDAPQSLVITPLVFVVWEDRAKVLLAAGGGRQISWKTIHRAVASDQGWPSVGGPEAWGFVKMGQTDPTRSNSGLQAMLLATFEYHHKRAGLTVGDVLDAKYQQWIRQMERGVARFETSTRLLMTDMVRFGPSRYDLAVVYENLAIWQISNAKERWGNLKVYYPPLTLWSDHPAVVLQADWVTPQQKEAARKWLAYLRSHPVQERALAFGFRPADPAVPIKTEDVANPFSRFADHGIQVEVPPAVEVPEGPVVRNLLTMWARVVGTR from the coding sequence ATGAAGCCCAGGGGTCTCATCATCATCGGCTTGCTCGCGGCGGTGGGGGGAGTGCTCCACCTGTCCCGGTGGAGTGGCAAGCCGGAGAACCTGGAGTCCCAGCGGAATGGGAGCCTCGCTCCGGCGGCCGAGCCGGTGCGGGAGCGCACGGAGATCTCCTTTCTCTACAGCACGGAGAAGAAGGCATGGGTGGAGGAGGCGGCAGCAGCCTTCCAGAAGACCCACCCTTCCATCCGGGTGTACCTGGTGGAGCGCGGCTCCCTGGACGCGGCCCAGGCCATTCTCGATGGGCGGGAGCGGCCGACGGTGTGGAGTCCGGCGGACACGGCCGTGCTGCGGATGCTGGAGTCGGACTGGGCGACGGATCCGGAGCGGGGGCCGTTGTTCGCGCGGCAGGGAGACGACGCGCCGCAGTCGCTGGTCATCACGCCCCTGGTGTTCGTGGTGTGGGAAGACCGGGCGAAGGTGCTCTTGGCGGCTGGCGGGGGCAGGCAGATCTCCTGGAAGACGATCCACAGGGCTGTAGCAAGTGATCAAGGCTGGCCGTCCGTCGGGGGCCCGGAGGCGTGGGGCTTCGTGAAGATGGGGCAGACGGACCCGACGCGCTCGAACTCGGGCCTTCAGGCGATGTTGCTGGCCACGTTCGAGTACCACCACAAGCGCGCGGGCCTGACGGTGGGGGATGTGCTGGACGCGAAGTACCAGCAGTGGATCCGGCAGATGGAGCGGGGCGTGGCGCGGTTCGAGACCTCGACACGCCTGCTCATGACGGACATGGTCCGGTTTGGGCCGTCCCGGTACGATCTCGCGGTGGTGTACGAGAACCTGGCCATCTGGCAGATCTCGAACGCGAAGGAGCGGTGGGGAAACCTGAAGGTGTACTACCCGCCGTTGACGTTGTGGAGCGACCACCCGGCGGTGGTGCTGCAAGCGGACTGGGTGACGCCCCAGCAGAAGGAGGCGGCGCGGAAGTGGCTGGCCTATCTGCGAAGCCATCCGGTGCAGGAGCGGGCGCTCGCGTTCGGGTTCCGTCCCGCGGATCCGGCGGTGCCCATCAAGACCGAGGATGTGGCGAATCCGTTCTCACGGTTCGCGGACCACGGCATCCAGGTCGAGGTCCCGCCCGCGGTGGAAGTCCCGGAAGGGCCGGTGGTGCGCAACCTCTTGACGATGTGGGCACGGGTTGTAGGGACCCGGTGA